A single window of Myxocyprinus asiaticus isolate MX2 ecotype Aquarium Trade chromosome 48, UBuf_Myxa_2, whole genome shotgun sequence DNA harbors:
- the LOC127437288 gene encoding probable D-lactate dehydrogenase, mitochondrial, whose translation MTSVLFRQALRFNSPWLTFNCWRCRRYYSAQTGELERVISAFRAVSGDEGVSLGLTVREQHGRDESVHRCQPPDVVVFPRSVDEVSALAKICHHHRLPIIPFGTGTGLEGGVGALKGGVCFSLRKMDQVLDLHQEDFDVTVESGVTRKSLNAYLRDTGLWFPVDPGADASLCGMAATSASGTNAVRYGTMRENVMNLEVVLADGTVLHTAGKGRRPRKTSAGYNLTNLFVGSEGTLGIITKATLRLFGIPESMVSAVCSFPSVQSAVDSTVQILQAGVPIARIEFLDDVMINACNRFNNLSYAVAPTLFLEFHGSSKSMEEQVSITEEITRENGGSDFAWAEDEEMRARLWKARHDAWYAALALRPGCKAYSTDVCVPISQLPQIIVETKEDMISNNLTGPIAGHVGDGNFHCIMVLDPNDPDEVQRVHSFTDRLARRALAMDGTCTGEHGVGLGKRALLREEVGPLAIEIMQGLKATLDPKNLMNPGKVL comes from the exons ATGACCTCTGTTTTGTTCAGACAAGCGCTACGTTTTAATTCTCCATGGCTAACGTTTAATTGTTGGAGGTGCAGGAGATATTACTCTGCTCAA ACTGGAGAGCTTGAGCGGGTCATATCAGCGTTCCGCGCGGTGAGCGGAGATGAAGGCGTGTCTCTGGGGTTGACTGTCAGGGAACAGCACGGAAGAGACGAGTCAGTGCACAG ATGCCAACCACCAGATGTGGTGGTCTTTCCACGGTCCGTGGATGAGGTCAGTGCTCTTGCCAAAATTTGTCACCACCATCGATTACCTATAATCCCCTTTGGCACTGGGACGGGCCTGGAGGGAGGAGTTGGTGCTTTGAAA ggTGGAGTGTGTTTTAGTCTGAGGAAGATGGACCAGGTGCTGGATCTCCACCAGGAGGACTTTGATGTGACTGTGGAGTCAGGCGTGACACGCAAATCCTTGAACGCATACCTGCGTGACACTGGCCTCTGGTTTCCGGTCG ATCCAGGCGCTGATGCATCTCTCTGCGGCATGGCTGCAACTAGTGCATCAGGCACCAATGCAGTTCGCTACGGCACAATGCGCGAAAATGTCATGAACCTAGAGGTGGTGCTTGCAGATGGGACAGTCCTCCATACAGCTGGAAAGGGGCGTCGTCCGAG AAAGACATCAGCGGGTTACAACCTGACAAACCTATTTGTGGGCTCAGAGGGAACTTTGGGTATTATTACCAAAGCCACACTTCGTTTATTTGGTATTCCTGAGAGCATGGTGTCAGCTGTCTGTTCGTTTCCATCCGTCCAATCAGCAGTGGACAGCACGGTTCAGATCCTACAGGCTGGAGTGCCCATTGCACGAATAG AGTTTTTGGACGATGTGATGATAAACGCCTGCAATCGCTTCAACAACCTGTCTTACGCTGTAGCACCCACTCTCTTTCTCGAGTTCCATGGAAGCTCCAAGAGTATGGAGGAGCAAGTGTCCATCACAG AGGAGATCACACGGGAGAATGGAGGCTCCGACTTTGCCTGGGCGGAGGATGAGGAGATGCGTGCCAGACTGTGGAAAGCACGTCATGATGCCTGGTACGCTGCCCTGGCCCTAAGGCCTGGATGTAAG GCATATTCTACAGATGTCTGTGTACCTATTTCTCAACTACCTCAGATAATAGTAGAAACAAAGGAAGATATGATTAGCAACAATCTTACTG GTCCGATTGCAGGTCATGTGGGTGATGGGAACTTTCATTGTATAATGGTGCTGGATCCCAATGACCCAGATGAGGTGCAAAGGGTTCACTCCTTCACAGACAGACTGGCCAg AAGGGCGCTAGCGATGGATGGAACTTGTACCGGTGAACATGGAGTGGGACTAGGAAAGCGGGCCCTTCTCAGGGAAGAGGTTGGACCCTTGGCCATAGAGATCATGCAGGGCCTCAAAGCCACTCTGGACCCCAAAAACCTCATGAATCCTGGGAAAGTGTTATAA